From the Marmota flaviventris isolate mMarFla1 chromosome 16 unlocalized genomic scaffold, mMarFla1.hap1 SUPER_16_unloc_2, whole genome shotgun sequence genome, the window tgttgtagttggacacaatacccctactccattcatttatttctgcagtgctgaggattgaacccagggcctcacacatgctaggcaagtgctctaccactgagccacaaccccagccaccatGCCTTCACTTTCAATGTAAGTGCTGTAACCACCCTGCCATGACTAATTTCAGCCTACCAACCTGATGCCACTGAACACAGAACGAGACAGAGATGAGCACCATCAGCCATCGCAAGCTAGTGCCAGCCAGCTCCAGCCCATATGTAAATATGTGCACACATTCCACCTGTACCCCAAGAAGGAACTTCAACTCCAACCACAAATGTACAAATAAATCTACATCACATATCTCTAAAACACACACTGCTCATAACTCCTGCACAGACACAGATCTATGAAATAGGGAACAGGGTCAGTAGGTGTCAGTGGGTCTTGGTTTAGCAGGCCACTTGTGAGCTGGTCTTGGTTAACAAAAGATACCTGCAGTTTCAGGCCTCCTACTCAACCATAAATATCCTGCTAGCGTCTGACTGGACAAAATAGTATTCTACCTAACTACAAAGTGACTGCAATCTCGAGCAAGCTCTGCCTGGTTCCTCACACAGACGCTCCAGagatattcctaaccctaattttcaccTTGTTACTTATTGAGGCTGATCACCACATGTACGCATACACCCCTTGGTTGCATAAGTAAATGCTAATGAAACTGAGCAGGGTTCCACAAAAGACCTCCCAGTTCCAGAGAACCCCCTTCATATTCAACCCCTGCTTATAAATATTACTTCCCCTGAACAATATAAGCCACCAACCATCTGACTGGGAGGCTACTCGGCCTCTAAGTTTGCCCACACTCAGCCTTTCAAGTGTGTACTTTTGCTTTGCAGACAAGCTCTTTCACTTTCCCTAAAATCTGGGCCTTAAATTCTTCTCTGCCAAGAAACCTGAAGGTTTGAGTAGAGGATCCTACATTTTTGAAGACATTCTCAAACCCTTCACTAGTGACACATGCACCATCAACACACAGACAAATTACCAGTTTCTACCTAAAATAGAAAACCCTAGTACCCTGAATGTTCACGTCATTACTATAactatgcacacacatacacatgcgcTAGATACAAACATAAAATAGACAAACTGTCCATATGCACACTGTGAAAATACTATGGGCACAGACTCCAGAAAACCACCTAGCATACACAAGTTAACTCACACACCACCCCCAGCCAAAACTGAAGCAAAAGCCTAAAGCCCTAAAATTCCTACAATCTGCTATTCCCAAATGCACAGCCAGTCTACATGGCTTCTCTATTTCTAAACACACACAACGAACCTCCCACAACCCCAGAATACTCACCAAAAATCCATGAGTTAAAATACTCACATGACCACCAATAGCCTATAGATTTCAAATTACATAAGACCAAACACAAACATCAGGACCACTCTTTCAAGCAACATCACCAATCTCTCTAAACATTACATTCCAGAATAAACAGAAAGAGGACCCTTGAGCCCAAACATATCCAAACACTCTTATGCCTACATACAAAAACACTAATTacacaagtgtgaggccctgggctcaaatcACAGTACCAAAACAATACAGACAGAAGAGCAAACACATGTACAAAGGTACAATGACGGAGGCTGGGGTGCTGCTGCTGCGGCCCAGGGGCTCCCTGCAGGGCTCCGAGCCCCCAGGTCCGGCTCGGGAGCCTGGCCTTGCCCTGGCCCCGCCGCAGGGCCTGGATGCCTGGCGCGCGCGTGTCCGCCGCGACCCGCGCCACTTCCTGCGCCTGTGCGAGCACCTGGACTGCACTCCCGACATCTGGGCGCTGCACGACTGGAGCGCCTGGCTCACGCCGTTCGTGCGCGGTGGCAGTCGGCGCTTCGACACGGCATTCTTCCTGTGCTGCCTGCGCGAGCCGCCGCCGGTCTATCCCGACCTGTCGGAGGTGGTGGGCTGCCAGTGGTCATCTCCATCAGAGGCAACTAAAAGTTTCATATCAAAAGAAATTTGGCTGGCGCCCCCACAGTTCTACGAAGTAAGACGACTTAAAAACTTTGCCTCTCTGTCTGACctgcacaaattttgtttggATCGTGCCTTAGAAGAGGCTGAACGGTGGCTGCCAATTACATATTTAACTGCTGATGGAATGCTCCAGCTTTTACCTGGAGATGAGCTGTACCTAGAAGATTCAGACTATGTAGAAAAGTCTTTGTCTACTGAAAAAACAACTAAAGAAATCATGAAGGAAGGCAAGAAATTTCACCGAATAGTGATACACAATCGCCATCTTTATGAGGTCCATGTGACTGTTCAGTCAAAGTGTAAACATGTTTATCCTAAGAACTACATAATAAGTAAGAGCCATTTGTAGGGAGCTACTTCTTTCTAACTAAACTATTTCAGTTGTGGGAATGATTAAGAGGGTTGACTAAACttgtttgaaaattatataacttGGTGCCTGTGCAAGCTATCATGgagtgtttcttcttttaagtgtGTTGTGGAGCTCTcttgcttattttattcttttaatcattCAGTATGCAGTGAGTATAAAATTGATATGTtaccaaaatgagaaaaaaaaagtcacaaggGGGCCTACTTCTATATTGTTTTATTAGCCTAAAAGTTTAAATAAGATGTTCTATTGCCATTGTTTCAATTGTCCCACATATTAGCATTTTTCCTGATGTGCTTTGGAAGTTGAACCATGAATTTCTTAGACTTTCTGCTGAAATTAATTTAAGAGTGCCTGACTGGATGGCAAACACTAGACTGAGACACCCTTCAAGTGATAATGCcattgttttcttgctattgtcTTTAGCTTGATTAAACTAAGATCCAATTCTGTTTAAAACCAAGTGGCATTAGTAAATATATTATGTTTTCCAAACTGGAAAtctattttagttaatattttaaagaaatatgaagcCATACAAACCTATCAACTTTTATGTTATTAAGTGCTGGTTAATAAATACAAAGAGTTCAGAGAGAATGTTAAATTAGGTTTATTTTCAGTATGATTAATATGGATACTGTTTTCACCTCCTTTAAagaggtataatttttttttgctgattAAAGGTGGGAATTAATAGTTAAAAACACcaattctttttcattatatttgactATATTATGCATAACACAATGGATTTcttatttcatgaaatttcttagtttttctaaCAACCAAATAAAggcaatcataaaaaaaaaaggtacaatgACTAATACACACATAACTCCCACACActaacacatatacacaaacattcCCAATACCTGAATATACAGACCTCTCTCAAACACTGCCACATTCCACATCTTCAGAACACAACATAAACCTTATCCACAAATATTTCCACACACATGTAGACACCCCAGCATTCTCCAAACAAATACACTTTGATATAACAAccacatttctgaaaataaacttaCATAATTCATCCACCCCACAGCTCAATATACACAGAGTAGTACACATGCCAAAGACCCACAATATTCTCTAGCATGCCacttaaaaatatacatcaaacacttataaattttaaaaacttttaatttttaaaaatggaaaccagCTCCTACATCCCCCCAATACTAAGAAATACTTGTAGCATATTACATACCTGTAATACGTACAAACATAATTCCCACTTTTTGGCATAAATGCACAGGCCCAGCATTCCATCAGATACAGACAGCCTTACTTCCCAGTTACATACTGGTAAGTCCTCACTTAAAATACATTCCCCCAGAAGATATTCACCAAAACTGCCAGACCCCTGGAATACTTGTACCCATGTCCCCTGCACAATCTTACTTCACACAACTCTGTTCCTAAAACACCCCACAGACACCCAAGGAATGCTAGTAACTACAAATTCAATACACATGTAAATCTCCACAAGCATCAAATAGCtacatataaatatgcaaatatcctATTATCTCACACTACCTGCATATGCAAAGTCACACCTTTCCAGATATTCATAAAGATATAAATTATCCATCTCCCAAAAAGGAGAATAACATACACTTCACAATCACACATATTCATTCTGCCACTCAAGATTAGTCACAGACCTGACCTCACACAAGGAAATACAAAAATCCATAAAACAACAAGAAGCAAACCCACAACTATACATGATCTCCTGAGTAGCCAAACATTCCCACTGCATTTCCCAAAATCGACTGTATACCCACCGAAAATACACCTAATGA encodes:
- the LOC139703695 gene encoding acyl-coenzyme A diphosphatase NUDT19-like codes for the protein MTEAGVLLLRPRGSLQGSEPPGPAREPGLALAPPQGLDAWRARVRRDPRHFLRLCEHLDCTPDIWALHDWSAWLTPFVRGGSRRFDTAFFLCCLREPPPVYPDLSEVVGCQWSSPSEATKSFISKEIWLAPPQFYEVRRLKNFASLSDLHKFCLDRALEEAERWLPITYLTADGMLQLLPGDELYLEDSDYVEKSLSTEKTTKEIMKEGKKFHRIVIHNRHLYEVHVTVQSKCKHVYPKNYIISKSHL